The genomic window TCTTGAATCTTGATGATTCTTTCCCACGACTCTTACACTGTGCAGTGTATTAAGCAAATACTTATGTATCATACGTTATTGCACATAGCAAATATGCTAACGTTTGCCAGCACAATTGGATAATCCCGCACAACAAATTGGTGCCAAGTTAGCCAAACAAATGGAAGACTTCTTAGAACAAGTTAGACCCCGCACACTGTACAAATGCAATGGACCGAGCAAATAGCCTGCTACACGTAGTTATCTCTCTAAACCACACCTCTAATTTTCGATGCATTATTGGGACGTCTAAGATGCTAACGTAGACCGGCATTAGAATTAGAACAACTAGAAAAATGGAGCAAACCCACCCGGCTGCAAATGACAAATTGACAATTGATTAATCACTGTCACAGAGCCCAAACAATCTGTAACCCCACCCGCCATTCACACAATGATCCACGCGTCAGAACAATGAACACCAAATGGTGACTCGATACTCAGCGTAGTCTTGCCAGTCCCACCTAGGCAGGCtcaattcacaaaaaaaaaaaaaaaacccctaGGCAGGCTCCCAGTCCAGCCCAACAAACCCCGCCTCCTCCCCTGGCCCGACGCGGCTCGGCGCgggccctccccctccccctccccctccctcctctGATGGACATGGACGTGAGCCAAACCTGGCCGCCGCCCTTCTCCTCCCGGCCCCACGCGTCGCCGTCCCCGCACGGCCGGCGCCGCCGGCACTCCAAGAAGCACAAGCCCCCGCCGGCGCCCAGCCGCGCGTGCCGCGCGTGGAGGGACGCGCTGCGGCTGCTCCGCGAGGCCGCGGCGCTGCACGCGTACGGCCGACGCGTCAAGCACGGCCTCGTGGCGGGATCCGCTGCCTCACGCGGGGCCGGAGGGGAACGTCTCGAGACGGAGAGGCAGCGCGCGCTGGGGCTGTTCCGGCGGACGGAGAGGCAGCGCGCGCTGGGGCTGTTCCGGCGGGCCGCGAGGTTAGACTCCGCGGCGGCGATGGTGGACGCCGGGCTCATGTGCTGGGAGGATGGGCGGCGGGAGGAGGCTGTCGGTTACTACCGGAGCGCGGCGGACCTGGGGCATCCAGTTGGGATGTGCAACCTTGGAGTCTCCTACCTCGAAGGTATTGGTGGATTTGGTTCACACTTCACAGGGTTAGCTTTCAGGAGACTTGTTCTAGGTGGTTGTAGAAACATTCGGAATTCAGGAAGGGTTACTCTTCTATTCATCTTATATATTCTGTATATTTATCTTATATATTCTATATATGCGCACTGTTAGTTTTATCTGCACGactaaccattctaagtaagaGCACGTTTAGTTCCCGGATTTGGGAGTGGCCAAATAATTAATgcgttcgtttgtatttgtgaattattgtccaaacattgactaattaggctcaaaagatttgacTCGTAAAGTACaaacaaactgtgcaattagtttttaatttcatctacatttagtactctatccatataccgtaagtttgatgtgacgggaaatcttctttttgcatagtgcattTTTCATGGTGGGAACTAAACATAGCCTAATATTTTTTGGGGAAGCTGTCCACTGTGCTCTGTCGTGTCTCTTGATGTTGCGATTCATTTAGTAAACTTTGGGTTGTTTATGTCCAACTCTAAACTCTGCATAGTAATAATGAAAGAATCCACTAATAATTGATCAGTGTAGTCAAGCATGTTATTTATTAGTTAGTTAGCGATAAATCACCTTGCTCGTCTCAAGGCATTGCGCCTGATATTGCTGCTAAATATTTCCACAGCTGATCCACCCATGCCGAGGAAGCCATTAGATGGTTTTATCCATCAGCATCTACAGGCAATGCTCGTTGTCGGTTTTTTGAGTtgccaccgacaagtaaatttctaatattgtgcgtCTGACTCGGGTGGTGTgtttagaggacatgaggtttatactggttcgggcagaatgtccctacatctagttcgttgctgctgctcgtgttactagcactgaaagttcgtagtagggttacaaacggttgagagagggacaggtcccaagtctctggcgaaaggagtgaacgggtgctgagagagctcggttgctactcaACCGTGTgttcggggttcgatgggttcgtGATGGTTCGATCGGATCTAGCCTGAATCGATGTGATGTGTTACGATGCTCCTTATCGGacgtcctgctttcccttttataggccaagggaaaacaTGGGTTACAGTAGAGGaaaaagaagaacgagagagagagagagagagagccgaaggccttcaggatcgccgggtccttcttctccttcatgcgggtcccgccgaccctgtagatgtcaacagggacggcttcgCGTCGCGGTTCTGTCTGTCCCTAGCGCCATGCGCATGCGTCATAtgtcggtcatggcgctccactccgtcctagcaaacgtcgtggtgaactgacacgtccgtcagtgttcgtacgggggttaggcagaacagcaccggtacacccgacgctgttcttgatgtgaatccttcgGTATGGCCTGTTAAGACCACGGGTTACATTGGGGCGTGCCGGTCtattccctggtgtcagagctttgactcagactcatacgcttggacctggagtggttggcggtgatatgggtctccgtcgggcgaggcggagcccgcggcctcggtgtcgtgcgaggcggagtcctcccccagaggtcgggcgaggtggagcccgcggccttggggtcgggcgaggcggagtcctcccccagaggccgggcgaggcggagcgcaggcccaagggtcgggcaaagcgaagcgcagacccaagggtcaagcgaggcggagcccgcggcctccgGATCGGACGAGGCgcagcgcaaacccaagggtcggacgagacggagcgcaggcccaagggtcgggcaaggcggtgcCCTCCCCAAGAGGCCGGAAGAAGCAGAGCTTGCGCGCTggaggggtcggttggagctgtagtcgtgctcttgattGCTCGAATAAgccaatgttgatggtcattagctccttctcttctggtaccctaatattggtcccgaCCCTCGTGTTCAATACAACCTAGGCCTTTGCTTGCAGAACGGGAAGGGTGTCAAGCAGAACCAGAAGGAAGCTGTCACATGTGATACCTTTGCTGTGTCGCAcaccattttgcaaaattttcctTACAGTAGAAGTACTCCTGTTTTCTAGATGCATTAAGTTGTTGAAAAAACTAGGAAAATTGATACACTATCCTGTTTATACATTCTATGCTTTTATCACCCCTCTTACTAGATAGATTAGGGATAGACAACTGATGTTCAGTTGCTGAACTAGTGGTTACCCTCTGATCTGATGATGCTGGGATTACCAGACTCTGTTGAAgtagtttttttaaaaagaatATTGGTTGGATTTCCTGTACCAATGTAATTAGGATCATGTCACCCGGACCAATCAAAATACACTAACCAGCAGATACTGGACTACCAGCAAGTTCCCATATTCTTTGCAGTACTTGAGTTGTACTGTGTAATCTGAAAGACACTTATTAATGCAGGCGAAATGGTATTTGCGAGTTGCAGAGGGAGGGAATGTACGAGCCATGTATAACATTTCCTTGTGTTACAGCTATGGTGAAGGGCTTTCACAGGATCCAGTGCGTGCTAAGAGGTGGCTTCAACTAGCTGCTGATTGTGGTCACAAGAAAGCTCTTATGAGTGTGGTATTAAACTTTGTGCGGTATGTCTTTACTTATCTCTTCTTATGGGAGTGCCAGACTTGCTTATCTGGATTTGTTTGTTTCAAAATGTTTGGCATAGCAGTGCACTTTTGTTTCGGAACTGTTCTTCTGGAGGTTGTCCTGCGTTGCTTGCCATTATGCACTTCAGTTTGTAAATAGTGCCCACATAAGGTTAGGACATAATGCTTGATTTCCTAGAGAAAATGGAAATCTTCCTAGGAGTTCCTGCATAATCAGATTTCCTACTAAGCTGCACCATGTTGGCATTGACTTTTCATGTCTTCATTGCAAACGAGTACTGTACATGGGTAAAACtgaacagaaatgctatacaacacacatgtgttttagggGGAAAAaaattctctctcttttttcaccGGTGATCAccgactccggcgagctcgccctTCAGGTCCCGCCACGCCTTCCTGTTTCTTGTGACCTGTCACGCTGCTCGAGGCTGGAAGATCTGCAGCACTTGGACCGGTCGGGCTTGTCCAGGCTACAAGCACAACCCATGGTTTCGCTGCCCAGGGAACTGTGGCACCTGGACTTGTCTGGATGGTCGTCAGTACTCCACCTGCACCGTTacgctgatttgttctttcatagaaaaaaattatttcttgtgatCTATGGATCTGTGATTTTGTGATTGTTTGGAGATAGAAGAAGGCTATAGGTAGAAAAAGCCTAGAGGTAGAAGGAGGATGGatgctgttggatcttaattctatggtgcaaaaaaattcatgtgttgaaactataTAAAACACATAGTTGTTGGGTAGACAGACTCAAAACTTAAAGTAGCATTTAGCTGATCTAATTCCTTTGTAAAGGTGGTTAGGATTACAGTGGATGTGCGGGTAACGTAGGggaatttttttaaatttaatatttttttgtaaactaattttaaatttaacattattttttttttttcaaaactaacacttttgaccgcgtCAATTGCTATGGCACGGCCAAAGCCTGTGtcgtgccatgcatggtggcacggcaggGAGCTGACGTGACGACGACCGGAAAGGCTGACTGTTGATGTGGCAGggcctgccacgtcaccgatctTGACGCGGCAGTGACGCGTCCTGGTCCGTGGCACGACAGAGCCGAATAGAAGCCCCGCGGCTAGTCCCGCCTGCtcgagcagcaagcccgcctaCCCGCGCCTggtcgccgcgcccgccgcccgtcCGGCCCTCCGTTGCCACCTCCCTGGTCCTCGTTTAAGGTTAAGGTTAATTATTAAGTTAGAaatatgtttaccatgtatatttttgttactgtaagtgttggttatattattttagttgcaatgcaaatgattatattttacattaatttgtgttgttttgattgatgtttaatttgaactgttttattagatggaagacatgtttcgggagcagttgtggcgaaaacagagttgtcctagagaattgtaccccgatgggtctagcaaagatgcctctATCCCTCCTGAACTCCTTGTTCCTAACTGtaactgtggtcgtccggccgacgtgtttcaatcgagacatccagacatagcggctcgttgcttctacacatgcagtcgttttaacgtaagtaattattttcgtatgtttttttcttcatttgtattactaggttactaatattttgttgaaattttgttgtgtaggcccataagatatgctttttctttcagtggatcgacggtgtagACAAGTTTAACCCCAGAtatctccttttcgacgattggtggagggGGCGACATctacgagagcacttcgagcggtgggttccacctccccctaatccttcctccaatgacggctaaggagaagcaattagccgcagttagacgactcgatgaacctcctctgtgcgattgcagagatcgagctgtgataaaccctgagaatacgttagagtttgtgtgtccaaacaagcatgaagtaattgcaaagtgtatgtggtaaaatattgagctatatgtgttcatgtactaatgttacattatttaggtgtattcaatggcgaagtgtcgtttcaagaagtggttgtatggtcctaagaaccaatggccagaagaacctccaaaggcaaagcaaaaaaaagaaaaaaaggttaatttataaagcacctccagtcaagtgcgaatgtggtgttaaatctaactacggtctagtccattCGGAGCTTAGAATAGGCTATTATTACggtcatatggttgactatgatgaggttggttatttttgtggtaatcatgaaatcgtattttgtttcttttgataagacatatgatataattttttgtttgaacagagcactagaaaatacaCGTGGAaatattatgatggtcaagctaagttcttggataaactgaaggggaagcaagtaattgcacgaaagaggggatatgaacctgactacgtcaatctttttgttaaacatcacaaagacaagatatgcgagtttgctagacagcgtgaTATTTGTAACCTGATCgacgttgggcttgacaaataggGATTGGAACGACGGATGATGttagaggagagggcaaggaagaaggcaagggaggagacaagagtacatatGCAGGTATTGAATGagtatgttgttgcattatgtgctagtgagtgcttgaaagtctTTTTTCGTTgcttgattttaaatgtaatataatcgcattgctaactgattgcattttatacatgaagaaattggatgcagcgaggaatatgctgtagaggtggctcatgcaaggtacgaGAAAAAAAAGTTAGATAAGCACAGAaagtgagctggtcgcaccgttgaatcaccaaTTGTGTTGTCTGCTGAGGGGGAcggggatgaggacgacactgccacaTTCAGCGAGCTCATCACTTTAGCAGAGATGGGCttataggcggaggaggctgaggacgacactgacagactgagtgagctcatcgctctagtagaggcgggcttacaggcggagaaggatgacgacgtgttcttcactcaggctgTAGAGAcagcagatgaagcggaggccgcttacgaCAGACGACACGGaggtcagagcaatgcaggtgagcctagtcATATGAACGAGGTTGAAGAGAACACGTTCTTGTCttaggccgcagatgaagcgaagactgcttactacaggcga from Miscanthus floridulus cultivar M001 chromosome 11, ASM1932011v1, whole genome shotgun sequence includes these protein-coding regions:
- the LOC136490783 gene encoding F-box protein At1g70590-like isoform X1; the encoded protein is MDMDVSQTWPPPFSSRPHASPSPHGRRRRHSKKHKPPPAPSRACRAWRDALRLLREAAALHAYGRRVKHGLVAGSAASRGAGGERLETERQRALGLFRRTERQRALGLFRRAARLDSAAAMVDAGLMCWEDGRREEAVGYYRSAADLGHPVGMCNLGVSYLEAMVKGFHRIQCVLRGGFN
- the LOC136490783 gene encoding uncharacterized protein isoform X3, coding for MGGGRRLSVTTGARRTWGIQLGCATLESPTSKAKWYLRVAEGGNVRAMYNISLCYSYGEGLSQDPVRAKRWLQLAADCGHKKALMSVVLNFVRWKTCFGSSCGENRVVLENCTPMGLAKMPLSLLNSLFLTVTVVVRPTCFNRDIQT
- the LOC136490783 gene encoding F-box protein At1g70590-like isoform X2; its protein translation is MDMDVSQTWPPPFSSRPHASPSPHGRRRRHSKKHKPPPAPSRACRAWRDALRLLREAAALHAYGRRVKHGLVAGSAASRGAGGERLETERQRALGLFRRTERQRALGLFRRAARLDSAAAMVDAGLMCWEDGRREEAVGYYRSAADLGHPVGMCNLGVSYLEGEMVFASCRGRECTSHV